In a single window of the Pirellulales bacterium genome:
- a CDS encoding RluA family pseudouridine synthase yields the protein MTILRRFTAQQPEPLLACLLSSLEMKRKDIKNLLKVGAVAVNGAAVCQFDHPLKPGDDVVVSNLQSAVAAGDLKRARIQIVFEDEAIVVLDKPAGLLTVATASEKSDTLYCRLNSYLHRPRGAARAHVVHRLDQETSGLVLFAKSESVRSRLQDDWPAVEKLYQAVVIGLPDPAQGTIATYLTETTALQVFSNDHESPGSRLARTHYRLLRSKDPYSLVEVRLATGRKHQIRVHMAGLGCPVAGDRRYGATADPCDRLALHAVSLAFAHPISGQHMRCESPLPAVIRTLVPRTQRHVEASPKNAQSRRSEYL from the coding sequence GTGACAATCCTCCGCCGGTTTACCGCCCAACAGCCAGAACCGCTACTTGCGTGCTTGCTTTCCTCGCTGGAAATGAAGCGCAAAGACATTAAGAACCTGCTCAAGGTGGGTGCGGTGGCCGTCAACGGCGCTGCGGTGTGCCAGTTCGATCACCCTTTGAAGCCCGGCGACGACGTGGTCGTCAGCAATCTGCAATCGGCAGTCGCGGCCGGCGACCTGAAACGGGCTCGCATACAGATCGTTTTCGAAGACGAGGCGATCGTCGTGCTCGACAAACCGGCAGGCTTGCTAACCGTCGCCACCGCGAGCGAAAAGTCCGATACGCTTTACTGCCGGCTGAACAGTTATTTGCACAGGCCTCGCGGCGCCGCCCGTGCGCATGTCGTGCATCGACTCGATCAAGAGACGTCGGGCCTGGTGCTGTTTGCCAAAAGCGAGTCGGTGCGCAGCCGCCTGCAGGACGACTGGCCGGCCGTCGAGAAGCTTTACCAGGCCGTTGTCATAGGATTGCCCGATCCGGCTCAGGGCACGATTGCTACCTACCTGACCGAGACCACCGCTCTGCAAGTATTCAGCAACGATCACGAGTCGCCTGGCAGTCGCTTGGCGCGGACCCATTATCGTCTGTTGCGTAGCAAGGACCCGTACTCCCTCGTGGAGGTCCGCTTGGCCACCGGACGCAAACATCAGATTCGCGTTCATATGGCGGGGCTCGGTTGCCCCGTCGCGGGAGACAGACGCTATGGTGCCACAGCCGATCCGTGCGATCGGCTGGCATTGCACGCCGTTTCGCTAGCCTTCGCGCATCCGATCAGCGGCCAACACATGCGCTGTGAGTCGCCATTGCCCGCTGTGATTCGCACGCTTGTTCCCAGAACACAGAGGCACGTGGAAGCATCGCCCAAAAACGCCCAGAGCCGACGCAGCGAATACCTTTGA
- a CDS encoding C1 family peptidase: protein MAHFEPRGLGWLPSLPDFRDFTPKTPPIAAHIERLRRSGAAGAASDANVDLREYFADVDDQQTMRCSTAHACVGLVQYFERRAHARVVRPSRLFLHQSAVRLARTGHHGGADFRTAFKAMKCCGIPPEEYWPYDSRRLEMPPDGFLYSFVEPYRALTYVRLDDRNESGSENLQTVKTFLAAGFPAVFGLAMPKLLPRDGDIPYRPTFDSIQGGQALMAVGYSDDWLRGSRGALLVRNSWGTEWGDAGYGWLPYAYVEEQLAVEFWTLMRPDWLDSGEFDVPDLPM, encoded by the coding sequence ATGGCTCACTTTGAACCGCGAGGGTTGGGTTGGCTTCCCAGCCTGCCGGATTTTCGGGATTTTACCCCGAAGACGCCGCCGATCGCCGCTCACATCGAGCGATTGCGCCGATCCGGCGCGGCTGGGGCCGCGTCGGACGCCAATGTCGATTTGCGCGAATACTTCGCCGACGTGGACGATCAACAAACGATGCGCTGCTCGACGGCGCACGCCTGCGTGGGACTGGTGCAGTATTTTGAGCGACGCGCGCACGCCCGCGTGGTACGCCCCTCACGACTGTTCCTGCATCAGAGTGCCGTGCGACTGGCGCGTACGGGTCACCACGGCGGAGCCGACTTTCGCACGGCCTTCAAAGCGATGAAATGCTGTGGAATTCCACCTGAAGAATACTGGCCCTACGACTCTCGCCGACTCGAAATGCCGCCCGACGGTTTCCTATACTCGTTCGTGGAACCGTACCGCGCATTGACATACGTGCGACTCGACGACCGCAACGAGTCCGGCAGTGAAAATTTGCAGACCGTGAAAACGTTTCTTGCGGCAGGGTTTCCGGCCGTATTCGGCTTGGCCATGCCCAAGTTACTGCCGCGCGACGGAGACATTCCCTATCGGCCGACGTTCGACTCAATACAAGGCGGCCAGGCCCTGATGGCAGTCGGCTACAGCGATGACTGGCTACGCGGCTCACGCGGGGCGTTGCTCGTACGAAACTCGTGGGGCACCGAGTGGGGCGACGCGGGCTATGGCTGGTTGCCCTACGCCTATGTCGAAGAGCAGTTGGCCGTTGAGTTCTGGACATTGATGCGCCCTGACTGGCTCGACTCTGGCGAGTTCGACGTGCCCGACTTGCCGATGTGA
- a CDS encoding DUF1653 domain-containing protein — protein MSAVPPGRYRHYKGREYTVLGLARHSETLEELVVYRQEYGDHGLWVRPWQMFLETIEVDGQLKPRFEFLSSQP, from the coding sequence ATGAGCGCAGTTCCACCAGGACGCTACCGGCACTACAAGGGACGCGAGTATACGGTGCTCGGCCTCGCGCGACACAGCGAGACGCTGGAAGAACTCGTCGTTTATCGCCAGGAGTACGGCGATCACGGTCTGTGGGTGCGACCGTGGCAAATGTTTCTGGAAACGATCGAAGTCGATGGCCAGCTCAAGCCACGATTTGAATTCCTCAGCAGTCAGCCCTAG
- a CDS encoding polysaccharide deacetylase family protein has product MHKARTWVARRSARLLHTMLGPRPGEAFGILMYHRIADHPLGATAPTWNVTPERLRNQLLSLLSAGYEAWSLRKVLAYQRDSRPIPANVFVVTFDDGYRNNYSEAWPILKELRTPATVFLATAFLDTQERFPFDDWSDAGSSHVPPSSWLPLSTAECHEMHADELIDFGTHTHTHQSFLGRVDDFRQDLRISLDTLRQRFGIINPSFAAPFGHLSLDLIMAARQEGSACVLSTCDERVHVGLDHLCWGRFCVENDDTLSTITAKLSGWHTPVDRALHALARPLVAMRGVPVAGMMSTSLGRISRPSGPGCASR; this is encoded by the coding sequence ATGCACAAGGCTCGTACGTGGGTCGCTCGTCGCAGCGCCCGCCTGCTGCACACGATGCTTGGCCCGCGCCCGGGCGAGGCCTTCGGGATCCTCATGTATCACCGCATCGCGGATCATCCGCTGGGAGCGACCGCTCCCACATGGAACGTCACTCCGGAGCGGCTGCGCAATCAACTGCTGTCTCTGTTGTCGGCCGGTTACGAGGCCTGGTCGTTACGCAAGGTGCTCGCCTACCAACGAGATTCTCGCCCTATACCGGCCAACGTCTTTGTCGTGACATTTGATGATGGTTATCGGAACAACTATTCCGAAGCGTGGCCCATTCTCAAGGAACTGCGCACGCCGGCTACGGTTTTTCTGGCGACAGCGTTTCTCGATACGCAGGAACGATTTCCTTTCGATGACTGGAGCGATGCCGGCTCGTCCCATGTGCCTCCTTCTTCCTGGCTGCCGCTATCGACCGCCGAATGCCACGAAATGCACGCCGACGAGCTGATTGACTTTGGCACACACACGCATACGCATCAATCGTTCTTAGGCCGGGTCGATGATTTCCGTCAGGACTTGAGAATCTCGCTCGATACTCTGCGACAGCGATTTGGAATTATCAATCCATCGTTCGCTGCGCCCTTCGGGCACCTCAGTCTCGATCTGATCATGGCCGCACGGCAGGAGGGAAGCGCCTGCGTTCTCTCGACATGCGATGAACGTGTTCACGTCGGTTTGGATCATCTGTGCTGGGGCCGCTTTTGCGTCGAGAACGACGATACGCTGAGCACCATCACGGCAAAGCTCTCGGGCTGGCACACGCCTGTCGATCGCGCGTTGCACGCCCTTGCACGACCGCTGGTTGCCATGCGCGGCGTGCCGGTTGCCGGCATGATGTCGACGAGTTTGGGGAGGATTTCGCGGCCGTCAGGACCGGGGTGTGCGTCGCGTTAG
- a CDS encoding CpsD/CapB family tyrosine-protein kinase, whose translation MITLSKALTHAPIPRGVSGTSTTEPFRALAQRLRAVGESSGNVLKTVGVTSCSRGTGVSAMAANLAIGAAEVGDGPVLLVDLNVANPAQAGIFGMAGNLGLYDALSGAAPPSDCPKATSIANLSLLAPSATHGFRSPDVDFSDVRELLDAYSTEFDLVVVDLPPASEANGCLATASSLSGVLFVVEAEHTRCEAATRALRRLAYARAKVLGVILNKRKEHIPHWLYKRL comes from the coding sequence ATGATCACACTTTCCAAAGCACTCACGCACGCCCCTATTCCACGTGGCGTGTCCGGGACCTCGACAACGGAACCCTTTCGCGCACTCGCGCAACGGCTACGTGCCGTGGGCGAATCGTCGGGCAATGTTCTTAAAACGGTGGGCGTGACAAGTTGCTCGCGCGGTACCGGCGTCAGCGCCATGGCTGCCAATCTGGCCATCGGTGCCGCCGAGGTTGGCGACGGCCCCGTGCTGCTTGTCGATCTGAATGTCGCCAATCCCGCGCAAGCGGGCATTTTCGGCATGGCCGGCAATCTGGGGTTATACGACGCCCTTTCCGGAGCTGCACCACCCAGTGATTGCCCGAAGGCGACGTCGATTGCCAATCTGTCCTTGCTCGCACCGAGCGCCACGCACGGCTTTCGCTCGCCGGATGTCGATTTCAGCGACGTTCGCGAATTGCTCGACGCGTACTCGACCGAGTTTGATCTGGTAGTTGTCGATTTGCCCCCCGCGTCCGAGGCCAACGGCTGCCTGGCAACCGCTAGCTCCTTGTCGGGCGTGCTGTTCGTCGTCGAAGCGGAACACACGCGTTGCGAAGCAGCGACACGAGCGCTCCGCCGTCTGGCCTACGCGCGGGCCAAAGTGTTGGGGGTCATCCTCAACAAGCGCAAGGAGCACATTCCGCACTGGCTGTACAAGAGACTGTGA
- a CDS encoding cupin domain-containing protein — translation MDKINIHEKLSQFSDHWSPKIVGELNGQHVKLVKLLGEFVWHHHDHEDELFLVVQGRFRMEYRNQAVWVEEGEFLIVPCGVEHRPVADVEAHVLLFEPASTLNTGNIQSERTVRDLPKI, via the coding sequence ATGGACAAAATCAATATCCACGAAAAGCTCTCGCAGTTCTCCGATCATTGGAGCCCCAAGATTGTCGGAGAACTGAACGGGCAGCACGTCAAGTTGGTGAAGTTGCTCGGCGAATTCGTCTGGCATCATCACGACCACGAAGACGAGCTATTTCTCGTTGTCCAAGGACGATTTCGCATGGAATATAGAAACCAAGCAGTGTGGGTCGAAGAAGGTGAGTTCCTGATCGTGCCGTGTGGCGTCGAACATCGGCCCGTGGCAGATGTGGAAGCTCACGTCCTGCTGTTCGAGCCTGCATCGACGCTGAACACCGGCAATATTCAAAGCGAGCGCACGGTACGCGACCTCCCGAAGATTTGA
- a CDS encoding GumC family protein: MILLFCTTFGLVIAGLIFLPRTYSSDARVFVRLGKESVALDPTATVGPTVSMNESRESEINSEVEILRSQILLEDVVKELGADYILGSKPAGEPGWSLMLQTPLNFLKDVIFQQGNISSEEYAVQRLKKTILPSVPRKSNVIVVQCKAKQPEQAQRILATFLDAYLARHAKANRTSGSYEFFVDQSQLLRGQLEEATEQLRQAKNETGLVTIDGQRGNLQAQNDSIEAHMLETQRSLSAADAKIATLQQSLESVPDRQLAEETEGLPNVAADFMRHELYKLQIAEKDASSRGTEAHPKVKALRRQVKEVQAILAEQDAGRVQATSKTNPTFKELEVTLLTQQSLAASLRAESEALTQQYAEVTSKIRKLNDSEFHITELVRRTELLDSSYRNYVNNREQARIDQALESNQISNVNVLQPATFTAKPTSPRVGLTLALGFILAGLAAVMAAVVAEYFDRSTKTPEQIEDLLGVPVLLSVPRGTRHIFVRN; this comes from the coding sequence ATGATTCTGCTGTTCTGCACGACGTTCGGCCTGGTCATTGCCGGACTGATCTTCTTGCCCAGAACCTACTCGTCAGACGCACGCGTCTTCGTCCGCCTCGGCAAGGAGAGTGTCGCCCTGGATCCCACGGCCACCGTGGGCCCCACCGTCTCGATGAATGAGTCCCGCGAAAGCGAGATCAATTCGGAGGTAGAAATCCTCCGCAGCCAGATCCTGCTGGAGGACGTCGTAAAGGAACTGGGCGCGGACTATATCCTGGGGAGCAAGCCGGCCGGAGAACCCGGGTGGTCGCTGATGCTCCAAACGCCGCTGAACTTCCTGAAGGATGTGATCTTTCAGCAAGGCAACATCAGCAGCGAGGAGTACGCCGTCCAACGACTGAAAAAGACGATCCTTCCCAGCGTCCCAAGAAAATCCAATGTGATCGTCGTGCAGTGCAAGGCCAAACAGCCCGAGCAGGCACAACGCATCTTGGCGACCTTCCTCGACGCCTACCTCGCCCGGCACGCCAAGGCCAACCGCACTTCGGGTTCCTACGAGTTCTTCGTCGACCAATCCCAGCTGCTGCGTGGGCAGCTCGAGGAAGCGACCGAACAGCTTCGTCAGGCCAAGAATGAGACGGGGCTGGTCACGATCGACGGCCAACGCGGCAATCTGCAAGCGCAAAACGATTCGATCGAGGCCCACATGCTGGAAACGCAACGCTCGCTGAGCGCCGCCGACGCCAAGATCGCAACTTTGCAGCAGAGCCTGGAAAGCGTGCCTGACCGGCAGCTCGCCGAAGAGACAGAAGGATTGCCGAACGTGGCCGCCGACTTCATGCGGCACGAACTCTACAAATTGCAGATCGCCGAGAAAGACGCCTCGTCTCGTGGCACCGAAGCCCACCCCAAGGTCAAGGCTTTGCGCCGGCAGGTCAAGGAAGTGCAAGCCATTCTCGCAGAGCAAGATGCGGGGCGCGTCCAGGCAACGAGCAAGACGAACCCCACGTTCAAGGAACTGGAAGTCACGCTGCTAACTCAGCAATCGTTAGCGGCCTCGCTACGGGCCGAATCCGAGGCCCTGACCCAGCAGTACGCCGAGGTCACCAGCAAGATTCGCAAGCTGAATGACAGTGAATTTCACATCACTGAACTGGTGCGCCGCACCGAGCTACTGGATTCCAGCTATCGCAACTACGTCAACAATCGCGAGCAGGCCCGCATCGACCAGGCCCTGGAATCGAACCAGATCTCGAATGTCAACGTGCTTCAGCCGGCGACGTTCACTGCCAAGCCGACCAGCCCTCGCGTCGGCCTGACGCTGGCACTCGGGTTTATTCTGGCCGGCCTGGCCGCCGTCATGGCCGCCGTAGTGGCTGAGTACTTTGATCGATCGACCAAGACTCCTGAGCAAATCGAAGACCTACTCGGCGTCCCCGTATTACTTTCTGTCCCACGCGGCACGCGGCACATCTTTGTGCGGAATTGA
- a CDS encoding DUF6687 family protein gives MIENFLILDHDTPPPAVEHIIYCDGSGGRAFREDKDLDLSHWRPNRTLARYRADTSTEICFRFLDDPVQVRWTLAVNNHLDVDGMLAVYALVHSGDALSHRSTIVQAAEMGDFWAWGEPPAQRLFQGLTRLMNRGTSESRSVQSIYEEAFRRIPAIIAQADPDSAEIERSLDPLRDGVRLVEEHAIRRMELGTRFAHYVIPGTVVGQELDRAIYIPKFNEQISRKALLWPQARAKWDGERVCLVSVEAARGWHHDVWFPGYLWAEISDRWAIPGMNYRDGMESYDLDMPAFNHAIQQLNDAEQGARNWTTCAGAFMFNSLIQSQYPVVARVLDKDGTAVASRLDPAVVAKTLLPAFTFE, from the coding sequence ATGATCGAAAATTTCCTGATTCTGGACCACGACACTCCGCCGCCGGCCGTCGAACACATCATTTATTGCGACGGCAGCGGTGGTCGCGCCTTTCGTGAAGACAAAGACCTGGATTTAAGCCATTGGCGACCCAATCGCACGCTCGCTCGTTACCGGGCAGACACGTCGACCGAGATCTGCTTTCGATTTCTCGACGATCCCGTGCAGGTTCGCTGGACGTTGGCAGTCAACAATCACCTCGACGTCGACGGTATGTTGGCGGTCTATGCGCTGGTACATAGCGGCGATGCACTAAGCCACCGAAGCACGATCGTCCAGGCTGCCGAGATGGGAGATTTCTGGGCGTGGGGAGAACCGCCGGCCCAACGGCTCTTTCAAGGATTGACGCGTCTCATGAATCGAGGGACCAGCGAAAGCCGATCGGTTCAATCGATTTATGAAGAAGCCTTCCGGCGGATCCCCGCGATCATCGCTCAGGCGGATCCTGACAGCGCCGAGATCGAACGCTCGCTCGATCCGTTACGAGACGGTGTTCGTCTGGTCGAGGAGCATGCCATCCGCCGTATGGAGCTCGGCACTCGATTCGCTCACTATGTGATTCCCGGCACGGTCGTCGGCCAAGAGCTTGACCGGGCGATCTATATTCCCAAGTTCAACGAGCAGATTTCTCGCAAAGCGTTGTTGTGGCCGCAGGCACGGGCGAAATGGGACGGCGAGCGCGTATGCCTCGTTTCGGTCGAGGCCGCCCGTGGTTGGCACCACGACGTGTGGTTTCCCGGTTACCTGTGGGCCGAAATCAGCGATCGCTGGGCCATTCCGGGCATGAACTATCGCGATGGCATGGAGAGCTACGACCTGGACATGCCAGCTTTCAATCACGCGATTCAACAACTCAACGACGCCGAACAAGGGGCCAGGAACTGGACGACCTGCGCCGGAGCGTTCATGTTCAACTCACTCATCCAAAGCCAGTATCCTGTGGTCGCAAGAGTGCTCGACAAAGATGGCACGGCTGTGGCAAGTCGACTTGATCCCGCCGTCGTGGCCAAGACACTGCTCCCGGCGTTCACATTCGAGTAA
- a CDS encoding sugar transferase: protein MATVHSRKRVRTLFKAWAITRKRSSARAVLHSVERMNAILERERMRAERGRAEFSLLTFTFAHTSDEAQLAAFAQVLAARLRVLDEAGLLEPRCVGIVLPETSAAGAWKLCDDIFDLLPEIVQLPKCDVYTYSAGQGSGHSDAAGHKDSTVDERPARPLNMFFVQPLPLWKRVVDVAGSFAGLTLAAPLLLLAAVLIKVTSRGPIFFSQQRHAMGGRPFTIYKFRTMCVDAERQKSGLRRFSEQDGPAFKMANDPRVTRLGRFLRKTSIDELPQLFNVLKGDMSLVGPRPLPCDESNRCEAWQRRRLDVTPGLTCIWQIRGRSAVSFAEWVRMDVQYIQSRSLVNDLKLIAQTVPAVVLSRGAC, encoded by the coding sequence ATGGCAACAGTACATTCCAGAAAACGGGTGCGCACGCTCTTCAAGGCGTGGGCCATTACGCGTAAACGCTCGTCCGCCCGCGCGGTCCTGCACTCGGTCGAGCGTATGAATGCAATCCTCGAACGCGAGCGGATGCGCGCCGAGCGCGGTCGTGCCGAGTTCTCTTTATTAACCTTCACATTCGCGCATACGTCTGACGAAGCGCAATTAGCAGCATTCGCACAAGTGCTGGCGGCTCGTTTGCGCGTGCTGGACGAAGCCGGCTTGTTGGAGCCGCGGTGCGTCGGCATCGTGCTGCCCGAGACCTCGGCCGCCGGCGCCTGGAAGTTGTGCGACGATATCTTCGATTTGCTACCCGAAATCGTCCAGTTGCCCAAGTGCGACGTATACACGTACTCGGCCGGGCAAGGATCCGGTCACTCGGACGCCGCCGGACACAAAGACTCGACCGTCGATGAACGGCCTGCACGTCCGCTGAATATGTTCTTCGTGCAACCGCTGCCGCTGTGGAAGCGTGTGGTCGACGTGGCTGGCTCGTTCGCCGGCCTGACCTTGGCGGCGCCGCTATTGTTGCTGGCCGCCGTATTGATCAAGGTCACCTCGCGCGGCCCAATCTTTTTCAGTCAGCAACGACACGCGATGGGTGGCAGACCGTTCACGATCTACAAATTCCGTACGATGTGTGTCGATGCCGAACGACAGAAGTCCGGGCTGAGACGATTCAGCGAACAGGATGGCCCCGCTTTCAAGATGGCCAACGATCCGCGGGTCACGCGATTGGGCAGGTTCCTGCGCAAGACAAGCATTGATGAGCTGCCGCAACTGTTCAATGTGCTCAAGGGAGATATGTCGCTCGTCGGTCCGCGACCGCTTCCCTGTGACGAGTCGAATCGTTGCGAAGCATGGCAGCGGCGGCGTCTCGATGTGACACCCGGATTGACGTGCATCTGGCAAATCCGTGGGCGCTCGGCCGTATCCTTCGCCGAGTGGGTGCGGATGGATGTTCAATACATCCAATCGCGATCCTTGGTGAACGACTTGAAATTGATCGCGCAGACCGTGCCCGCCGTGGTTTTAAGTCGCGGTGCTTGCTAG
- the dinB gene encoding DNA polymerase IV → MRPMILHVDMDAFYASVEERDNPRLVGRPVIVGGTPEQRGVVAAANYEARRFGVHSAMASATARRLCPQAVVLPPRMNDYAAISRQIRAIFERYTPLVEPLSLDEAFLDVTGSEHLFGTAEAIGRKIRADILGEVRLVASVGVAPNKFLAKIASDLQKPNGFVVVAAESAQQFLDPLPIGRLWGVGRVTSVTFQRLGIKTIAQLRALSESALEQLCGRVGARLWNLAHGIDDRKVIPDREAQSISHETTFAVDIAEPETLRDWLLELTEQVARRLRRHQLSGRTVNIKVRSTDFHTITRARTLVRPTNVTQELWQAAAELLSGRVLADCLPVRLLGVGVSGLQVDNKSQQQLFGDEEHRKHGQLDVVSDAIHERFGGEAIRRGARLPRRDR, encoded by the coding sequence TTGAGGCCAATGATTCTGCATGTCGACATGGACGCTTTCTATGCTTCGGTAGAGGAGCGCGACAATCCTCGCCTGGTCGGCCGCCCGGTCATCGTCGGTGGCACGCCCGAGCAGCGCGGCGTAGTGGCCGCGGCGAACTACGAGGCACGGCGTTTTGGCGTGCACAGTGCGATGGCCTCGGCGACGGCGCGCAGGCTATGCCCCCAGGCCGTCGTCTTGCCGCCGCGGATGAACGACTACGCCGCGATATCGCGGCAGATCCGCGCCATCTTCGAACGTTACACGCCGCTGGTCGAGCCGCTGTCACTGGATGAGGCATTTCTGGACGTGACCGGGAGCGAACATCTGTTCGGCACAGCCGAAGCAATAGGCCGCAAGATCCGAGCGGACATTCTCGGCGAAGTTCGTCTGGTGGCGTCCGTTGGCGTTGCACCCAATAAGTTTCTGGCGAAGATTGCCAGCGATTTGCAAAAGCCCAACGGTTTTGTCGTCGTGGCGGCCGAATCGGCGCAGCAGTTTCTCGATCCGCTGCCGATTGGCCGATTGTGGGGTGTCGGACGTGTAACGAGTGTCACCTTTCAGCGATTGGGAATTAAGACCATTGCCCAGCTACGCGCGCTTTCGGAATCGGCCTTGGAGCAATTGTGTGGTCGCGTCGGCGCGAGGCTCTGGAACCTGGCTCACGGAATCGACGATCGCAAGGTGATCCCGGATCGAGAAGCACAATCCATCTCGCACGAGACGACCTTCGCCGTGGACATCGCAGAACCCGAGACGTTGAGAGACTGGCTGTTGGAGCTGACCGAACAGGTGGCGCGCCGTTTGCGCCGGCACCAATTAAGCGGCCGAACGGTAAACATCAAGGTGCGCTCGACGGACTTTCACACAATCACCCGCGCGCGTACACTGGTGCGTCCGACGAACGTCACCCAAGAACTGTGGCAGGCGGCCGCCGAGCTGCTCAGCGGTCGGGTCCTGGCCGACTGCTTGCCGGTGCGGTTGCTAGGCGTGGGCGTTAGTGGATTGCAGGTCGACAACAAATCGCAGCAGCAACTGTTTGGCGATGAGGAACATCGCAAGCACGGTCAACTCGATGTTGTCTCCGACGCTATTCACGAGCGATTTGGCGGGGAAGCGATTCGACGAGGGGCGCGACTCCCGCGGCGTGATCGGTAG
- a CDS encoding lipopolysaccharide biosynthesis protein, protein MSSEVVEPIERQDVAAALTGWPPSLRAATRGALNLASQRGVLSVADQAIVSGTSFLTAAIIARACTTEQLGLYYLTMSLVLILTGIQEQVITAPYTIYRARHQGPALAEYTGSVWLHHLMFIGISWILLLVAIPTLSALGASNFVAGLWVLLLVGPLLLVREAVRRFAFAHFQFASAMALDGAIAVVQLTSILLLARLKLLSIGAIFGVIAAACALACCGWILLKLPDVRVNRARVLRDWRDNWSFAQWALPSFLVGNTTPLIMAWIVTLMDGTAATGLLGACAALVGVVNVFILGVANALTPRTAHAFARGGVDELRRVLITTALMLIAVLGMSFLAMLFAGDQIAVLVYGEQFRGSGPTLATLALSVVATSVGMTTGNGLWALGLPRANLIPDLCGLIVTLLGAVMLVHPYGALGAAIAMLAGTTTAATARTAILLRAMNGFRLQTRVA, encoded by the coding sequence ATGAGCTCAGAAGTTGTTGAACCCATCGAGCGACAGGACGTGGCGGCAGCACTTACTGGCTGGCCCCCATCATTGCGCGCAGCTACGCGAGGAGCGCTGAACCTGGCTTCCCAACGGGGAGTGCTGTCCGTCGCAGATCAAGCCATTGTGAGCGGCACCAGCTTTTTGACCGCAGCCATCATCGCCCGCGCCTGCACGACCGAGCAGCTAGGTCTGTACTATCTCACGATGTCATTGGTGCTGATTCTGACTGGAATTCAAGAACAAGTTATTACCGCTCCATACACGATTTATCGTGCCCGTCACCAAGGACCGGCACTGGCCGAATACACGGGCAGCGTGTGGCTGCACCACCTGATGTTCATCGGCATCAGTTGGATACTCCTGCTGGTTGCGATTCCGACCCTCTCGGCCCTCGGGGCGTCGAACTTCGTGGCGGGTTTGTGGGTGCTGCTGCTTGTCGGTCCGCTGTTGCTCGTGCGTGAAGCGGTCCGCCGATTTGCCTTCGCCCACTTTCAGTTCGCCTCGGCGATGGCGCTGGACGGGGCGATCGCCGTCGTTCAGTTGACCAGCATCCTGCTTTTGGCGCGGCTAAAACTATTGTCGATCGGCGCGATCTTTGGCGTGATCGCCGCAGCTTGTGCCCTAGCCTGTTGCGGCTGGATTCTGCTCAAGTTGCCCGATGTGCGCGTAAATCGTGCCAGAGTGCTGCGCGACTGGCGCGACAACTGGTCGTTCGCACAATGGGCGCTGCCGAGCTTTCTGGTCGGCAACACAACCCCGCTGATCATGGCCTGGATTGTCACGTTGATGGATGGCACGGCCGCCACGGGCTTGCTCGGCGCTTGCGCCGCGCTCGTCGGCGTCGTCAATGTATTCATTCTCGGCGTGGCCAATGCTCTGACCCCACGGACCGCACATGCCTTTGCCCGCGGCGGGGTCGACGAACTGCGCCGAGTCTTGATTACCACGGCGCTCATGTTGATTGCGGTTTTGGGAATGTCGTTTTTGGCGATGCTCTTTGCCGGAGATCAAATTGCCGTGCTGGTGTACGGAGAACAGTTTCGCGGCAGCGGACCGACGCTGGCCACGCTGGCTCTGAGTGTCGTTGCCACAAGCGTGGGAATGACAACCGGAAACGGTCTCTGGGCATTGGGTCTACCGCGCGCGAATCTGATCCCCGATTTGTGCGGCTTGATTGTCACACTGCTCGGCGCCGTGATGCTGGTACATCCCTACGGTGCGCTGGGCGCAGCGATCGCCATGCTGGCAGGCACCACGACGGCCGCCACCGCAAGAACCGCAATCCTGCTACGAGCCATGAACGGCTTTCGATTGCAAACCCGTGTTGCTTAG